The region TCTTGCACCATTAGTTTAGTATTAAATTTTTGAGTCAATATAAATAATTGAATACTTATTTATATTGTATATCAGTAAAAAAAAGAGCCAGACTTAGTTAACTAAATCTGGCTCTTTTTATTTAATATATTAAGATAAAACTAAGTTAAGACACTTTCTCACTAATGTACGCAAGAATATCTTCCATTAATGCATCATCTACTTTCTTCAAATTTAACGTCAAAGCCGAACCTTTACGTTTATATGAAGCTCGACCTTTTACCAGTTCAGTACTTAGAGGTTTAGATACTTCTTTTTTTGGTAACAAGTCTTCAACCCAAACCTCAATAAGTTCTGTTACTTCTTTAGTCATTCGGCTTACACCAAGAGCTGTAGAACGCGTCCAAACGGCACCTTGTTCACCAGCACATTGCCCAAGTAAGATTTTCTGTTCTCCTCCTGAAAGCGTGTTATAGAGCTTATGAAGCTTAACAACAGTAGGACGACCAATTTCACTTACACTTGGATATGCTTGTAATAACTCTAAAGGCAATGTGGCAGCTTTTAATGCCCCGCTAACCAATGCTTCACTACACTGACATACTTTTGCTAATTCTTTTTGATCTGCTACATCACCACGAGCAAGCATAGCATGCATTTCTTTACCACGTTCATACAACGATAATGGTTTATGAGCATTGGCAACATCTGAAAGAAATTTGGCATGTGTAGTATTTATGCCTTCAGCAACATAAATTAAAAAGTCTTGTTCTGCCAATATACATGACATACGACGACGGCTACCGTCTAATACTTCAATTTTTCCGCCATCAACAATACGACCAACAGCAGGATATTGCTGACCTCGATCACGTAGAGTAGTTAAAATATCAGATAGAGCATGTTCAGTTAAAAAAGACTGTTCACGAGCATTCTCAGCAAAAACAACCGTAGAATTCTTTATTTCATTTGCAGGGATTTTACGTAATTCAAACGTAACCATGTCCTCCCCTGCAACTGCTAATTCAATAACTTGAGCTTGAGATTTTGCAGCTTTCTGCGCTTCAACAGGTGTAGTAGCTCTACGCTTATTTGTTTTACCAAATAACTTTGCATTTAAATCAGAAGTTTTAATTGCCATGGATTAGTACTCCCCTTTATTTAACGAATTCCAATGACTATGAAGTACACGCTCAAATTCTAATGCACTTTTCTTAACAGCGTCTTGCGCTACTGCTAATGTCTTTTTACCACCTTCAAAATCAGCAGCAGTTAAATCAAAAACAGTACTATAAGTATCAGCACAAATCTCAAATGCACGACTTCGCGGTATCGTTGCCATCATAACTTGATCTGCCAATAAATAATTCATTTCAGTTAATACTGATACTTGCTTTTTATTATCATCTTCAAACATTGTCGGCATTAAACGGACAAACTCCAATCCATGCCAATCTTCAGGAAACATTTCATATACTGTTGGTAAATGTTGGAAGAAATTTACAGTTGATGCCCAATCCAAGCGTTTAGCTGCACATGGAATCAATAATGAATTAGACGCATACATCGCATTCCATACTAATGGATCAACGTGTGGGCCGGTATCTATCATGATTACATCAAATTGGTCAGCAATAGGGTCGATAACTTTTTCTTTCAGTAACTTAACTATATCTAAAGAGCCATTAGTAGAAAGATCTTGCCATGCCTCAGCATTAAACATCGCATCTTCAGGAAAGGCAGAAATTGTCTTCAAATTTGGATACTGCGTATTTAATAAGACATTCTTAGCCATAAATTGACCATCAATAACCTCATCTTCAGGCACATTATCCAGCATAATATCAACGGCAGAATAAATAGTATCTTGCTCTGATACACTAATTTGAGGGTTTAAAAATAGACGAAGTGACCCTTGTGGATCTAAATCGATTAAACAAATACGATAACGCTTTTCTAAATTTAACGCTAAACAAGCCGCTAAATGAACCGCTGACATTGATTTACCTGTTCCACCTTTTTGGTTTTGAACATTTACAACCCAAGGTTTATTATTCGCACTTTTCTTCTGTTCATGAAAAGCAGGCATACCAGCAGCATCCATCAACATATGGGCTTCAGTTAATGAAATTGAATAATGGTTGGCATTATTCTTTGTAAATAGATGCCCTTCTGACTCTAAACGACTAATTGCTTCATCCAATTTTCTTCTTGTTAAACCAGAACGAGTTTCCATCATTGCTTTAGACATTGGAGGAAAGTGTTCGTTATTTCTTTCTTCAAGAACCAATTCAATACGATCTGACTGTACTTGTTGAGTCTGTTCTGCCAATGCAGCCAGGTTAGCAATGGTTTTTTCTCTATTCATAATATTCGCCGGTAATATAACTATTGGATGAGATTGTACAGCAAATCATATCAATTTCAACAAATTGGTGAACGAGAATTTAAT is a window of Aliivibrio wodanis DNA encoding:
- the parB gene encoding chromosome plasmid partition protein translates to MAIKTSDLNAKLFGKTNKRRATTPVEAQKAAKSQAQVIELAVAGEDMVTFELRKIPANEIKNSTVVFAENAREQSFLTEHALSDILTTLRDRGQQYPAVGRIVDGGKIEVLDGSRRRMSCILAEQDFLIYVAEGINTTHAKFLSDVANAHKPLSLYERGKEMHAMLARGDVADQKELAKVCQCSEALVSGALKAATLPLELLQAYPSVSEIGRPTVVKLHKLYNTLSGGEQKILLGQCAGEQGAVWTRSTALGVSRMTKEVTELIEVWVEDLLPKKEVSKPLSTELVKGRASYKRKGSALTLNLKKVDDALMEDILAYISEKVS
- the parA gene encoding chromosome (plasmid) partition protein → MNREKTIANLAALAEQTQQVQSDRIELVLEERNNEHFPPMSKAMMETRSGLTRRKLDEAISRLESEGHLFTKNNANHYSISLTEAHMLMDAAGMPAFHEQKKSANNKPWVVNVQNQKGGTGKSMSAVHLAACLALNLEKRYRICLIDLDPQGSLRLFLNPQISVSEQDTIYSAVDIMLDNVPEDEVIDGQFMAKNVLLNTQYPNLKTISAFPEDAMFNAEAWQDLSTNGSLDIVKLLKEKVIDPIADQFDVIMIDTGPHVDPLVWNAMYASNSLLIPCAAKRLDWASTVNFFQHLPTVYEMFPEDWHGLEFVRLMPTMFEDDNKKQVSVLTEMNYLLADQVMMATIPRSRAFEICADTYSTVFDLTAADFEGGKKTLAVAQDAVKKSALEFERVLHSHWNSLNKGEY